CCGATCACCATGTTCACTCCGCCCTGATCGAGCCGGGCCAGCAGCTTCGGGATCTCCGCTGCCAGATGCTGGCCGTCCCCGTCGAACTGGATGGCGACCCGGTAGCCGTTTCGCGCCGCATACTTGAATCCGGTCTGCACCGCTCCGCCGATCCCCAGGTTTTTCGGCAGGTCGACCACCTGCGCCTTGCCGGTCGCCCTCGCCTGAGCCGAGGTAGCATCGGCCGAGCCGTCGTTGACTACCAGGATTTCCAGGGGGACATCGATGCTCTGCAGATCCTCGATCACCCTGGCGATGGCTTTCGCCTCGTTGTAGGCCGGCACGATGACCAGCAGATCGGCCTTTCTGGTCTGCGGCTCGAGCCGACCGAGGCCCATCTCCTGGATCAGTTCCTTGTTCTGCTCGGAGAGCCGGGTCAT
The DNA window shown above is from Desulfuromonadales bacterium and carries:
- a CDS encoding DUF2304 family protein — protein: MPAMFTFDRIQLFSIIFSLTIFLFIFGLVKNRRIKEEYSILWFAMSLFLLYLSLDRFAIDRLGRLFGIAYPPSVLTLMTTGFTFLLLIHLTVVMTRLSEQNKELIQEMGLGRLEPQTRKADLLVIVPAYNEAKAIARVIEDLQSIDVPLEILVVNDGSADATSAQARATGKAQVVDLPKNLGIGGAVQTGFKYAARNGYRVAIQFDGDGQHLAAEIPKLLARLDQGGVNMVIG